The following are encoded together in the Lactuca sativa cultivar Salinas chromosome 1, Lsat_Salinas_v11, whole genome shotgun sequence genome:
- the LOC111876176 gene encoding probable serine/threonine-protein kinase At1g01540, which yields MSGFLNDELSKKTSIFGLRLWVVVGICVGAAIVILMFLISLYFTSKHNNSCKKTKTLPQKPTIPNISKEIREIRIDPTRTHNQETPNTIHKHQNTGQNPYPESDSLAVVDRHADDESKLNGYQKIQIDIGKKHRISYPEKGGGGGGVSSHESGSGDQLAPTSVQPEVSHLGWGHWYTLRELEIATNGFADENVIGEGGYGIVYCGVLVDRTTVAVKNLLNNRGQAEREFKVEVEAIGRVRHKNLVRLLGYCVEGAHRILVYEYVDNGNLEQWLHGDVGPTSPLTWEIRMNIILGTAKGLTYLHEGLEPKVVHRDIKSSNILIDRQWNPKVSDFGLAKLLGSESSYVTTRVMGTFGYVAPEYASTGMLNERSDVYSFGILIMEIISGRNPVDYSRPQGEVNLVDWLKAMVTNRTAEAVLDPKIPEKPSSRALKRVLLVALRCVDPSAQKRPKMGHVIHMLEADDFPFRDERRGSRETARERPFEKRHVESGDSSGYESSIQTSKSIWKREEQL from the exons ATGTCTGGTTTTCTAAACGATGAGCTCTCGAAGAAAACCTCGATTTTCGGTTTAAGATTATGGGTTGTTGTTGGAATTTGCGTTGGAGCCGCTATTGTGATCTTGATGTTCTTAATTTCACTCTATTTCACCTCAAAACACAACAATTCCTGCAAAAAAACCAAAACTTTACCTCAAAAACCAACAATTCCAAACATCTCTAAAGAAATTCGTGAAATCCGCATCGACCCGACCCGAACACATAATCAAGAAACCCCAAACACCATCCATAAACATCAAAATACCGGTCAAAACCCGTATCCCGAATCTGATTCTTTAGCTGTAGTTGATAGGCATGCAGATGATGAGAGTAAATTAAATGGGTACCAGAAAATTCAGATAGATATTGGAAAGAAGCACCGGATTTCTTACCCGGAAAAGggcggtggcggtggcggtgTGTCGTCTCATGAAAGCGGGTCCGGCGATCAACTGGCACCCACATCGGTCCAACCCGAGGTTTCCCATTTGGGTTGGGGCCATTGGTATACTCTTAGAGAGCTTGAAATTGCAACAAATGGTTTTGCAGATGAGAATGTGATCGGTGAAGGTGGATATGGGATTGTTTATTGTGGAGTTTTAGTGGATAGAACCACCGTTGCTGTCAAGAATTTGCTCAACAACAG AGGACAAGCAGAGAGGGAGTTTAAAGTTGAAGTAGAAGCAATTGGACGCGTACGCCATAAGAATTTAGTCAGATTGCTTGGCTATTGTGTTGAAGGAGCTCACAG GATCCTTGTTTATGAGTATGTAGACAACGGAAACTTAGAACAATGGCTTCATGGAGATGTGGGTCCAACTAGTCCGCTTACATGGGAGATACGAATGAACATTATACTCGGAACAGCCAAAGG GTTGACCTATTTGCACGAAGGACTTGAGCCCAAAGTTGTTCATCGTGATATCAAATCAAGCAACATTTTGATCGATAGGCAATGGAACCCTAAAGTTTCGGATTTCGGCTTGGCCAAGCTTTTGGGCTCGGAAAGCAGTTATGTCACCACCCGAGTCATGGGAACATTTGG GTATGTTGCTCCGGAGTATGCAAGTACTGGCATGTTGAATGAAAGAAGCGATGTTTATAGTTTTGGGATTCTTATTATGGAGATAATTAGCGGTAGAAACCCTGTAGATTATAGCCGGCCTCAAGGAGAG GTAAACCTTGTTGATTGGCTTAAAGCGATGGTAACAAATAGAACCGCTGAGGCAGTTTTGGATCCTAAAATCCCCGAGAAACCGTCTTCAAGAGCATTGAAGCGTGTTCTTCTAGTAGCATTACGTTGTGTGGATCCAAGTGCTCAAAAAAGGCCGAAGATGGGTCACGTTATTCACATGCTTGAGGCCGATGATTTTCCTTTTAGAGAT GAACGGAGAGGGTCTCGAGAAACCGCAAGGGAGAGACCGTTTGAGAAACGACATGTTGAGTCGGGTGATAGTAGTGGATATGAAAGTAGCATTCAAACAAGCAAATCAATATGGAAAAGGGAAGAACAACTCTAG